The Caloenas nicobarica isolate bCalNic1 chromosome 28, bCalNic1.hap1, whole genome shotgun sequence genome window below encodes:
- the LOC135999449 gene encoding olfactory receptor 14J1-like encodes MSNSSSITQFLLLAFTDTRELQLLHFWLFLGIYLAALLGNGLIITTIACDQHLHTPMYFFLLNLALIDLGSISITVPKSMANSLWDTRLISFAGCAAQVFFVGFLISAEYSLLTIMSYDRYVAICKPLHYGTLLGSRACVHMAAAAWATGFLNALLHTANTFSLPLCKDNALDQFFCEIPQILKLSCSDSSVRELGLIVVSACLVFMCFVFIILSYLQIFRAVLRIPSEQGRHKAFSTCLPHLAVVSLYVTTALFAYLKAPSISSPSLDLVVSVLYSVVPPAVNPLIYSMRNQELKDALWKLIS; translated from the coding sequence atgtccaacagcagctccatcacccagttcctcctcctggcgttcacagacacacgggagctgcagctcttgcacttctggctcttcctgggcatctacctggctgccctcctgggcaacggcctcatcatcaccaccatagcctgtgaccagcacctccacacccccatgtacttcttcctgctcaacctcgccctcatcgacctgggctccatctccatcactgtccccaaatccatggcaaactctctgtgggataccaggctcatttcctttgcaggatgtgctgcccaagtcttcTTTGTAGGTTTCTTGATtagtgcagagtattctcttctgaccatcatgtcctacgaccgctacgttgccatctgcaaacccctgcactacgggaccctcctgggcagcagagcttgtgtccacatggcagcagctgcctgggccactgggtttctcaatgctctgctgcacacggccaatacattttcactgccactgtgcaaggacaatgccctggaccagttcttctgtgaaatcccccagatcctcaagctctcctgctcagacagctccgtcagggaacttgggcttattgtggttagtgcctgtttagtttttatgtgttttgtgttcatcataCTGTCCTAtttgcagatcttcagggctgtgctgaggatcccctctgagcagggacggcacaaagccttttccacgtgcctccctcacctggccgtggtctccctctaTGTCACCACTGCCttgtttgcctacctgaaggccccctccatctcctccccatccctggacctggtggtgtctgttctgtactcagtggtgcctccagcagtgaaccccctcatctacagcatgaggaaccaggagctcaaggatgccctgtggaaactcatatcttag